From Vitis vinifera cultivar Pinot Noir 40024 chromosome 5, ASM3070453v1, the proteins below share one genomic window:
- the LOC104879417 gene encoding F-box/kelch-repeat protein At3g23880 — protein sequence MAELPLHIIENILLRLPVKSLIRFRCVCKAWRTLISHPHFVRSHFRLPQTQARTRLCIIDYSERGDNHSMVVRASTKDCEAFSDNDGGSLAFDYLFDIGKFKHEVVLLDSCDGLLCIADLANKIVLWNPSTRQFNQLPPNPNVVDFVGCHGFGYDSSADDYKIFVVSMLDPNIETGGCFLAEIQ from the coding sequence ATGGCGGAGTTACCTCTTCACATCATTGAGAACATACTCTTGAGATTACCAGTCAAGTCTCTGATCCGTTTCAGGTGCGTTTGCAAAGCTTGGCGCACATTAATTTCCCATCCCCATTTCGTTAGAAGTCACTTCCGACTACCACAAACCCAAGCTAGAACTCGGTTATGCATCATAGACTATAGCGAACGTGGCGACAATCATTCTATGGTAGTTCGAGCCTCTACCAAAGACTGTGAAGCATTTAGCGATAATGACGGTGGGTCATTggcttttgattatttatttgatattggAAAATTTAAACACGAAGTCGTTCTTCTGGATTCCTGTGATGGGTTATTGTGTATAGCTGATTTGGCGAATAAGATTGTCTTATGGAACCCATCTACCAGACAATTCAATCAATTACCACCAAATCCTAACGTTGTGGATTTTGTTGGTTGCCATGGATTTGGGTATGACTCCTCTGCCGATGACTACAAGATATTTGTTGTTTCCATGCTCGATCCTAACATTGAGACTGGTGGATGTTTTCTCGCTGAAATCcaataa